A DNA window from Ranitomeya imitator isolate aRanImi1 chromosome 2, aRanImi1.pri, whole genome shotgun sequence contains the following coding sequences:
- the ZIC3 gene encoding zinc finger protein ZIC 3 translates to MTMLLDGGPQFPTLGVGGFGTSRHHEMSNRDAGMGLNPFAEPSHTAAFKLSPASHDLSASQSSAFTPQASGYANALGHHAGQVPSYGGTAFNSTRDFLFRNRNSGIGDAASPGGQHGLFASHGPPGMTEPPGHLIFPGLHEQSASHTSPNGHVVNGQMHLGLRGDIFGRPDPYRAVPSPRTDHYAAAQFHNYNHMNMSMNVAAHHGPGAFFRYMRQPIKQELSCKWMEESPMNRPQKSCDRTFSSMHELVTHMTMEHVGGPEQTNHICFWEECPRGGKSFKAKYKLVNHIRVHTGEKPFPCPFPGCGKIFARSENLKIHKRTHTGEKPFKCEFEGCDRRFANSSDRKKHMHVHTSDKPYICKVCDKSYTHPSSLRKHMKVHESQGSDSSPAASSGYESATPPAMVSASSEESSKTTSAAIQTNSNTHNPGLLPPNFNEWYV, encoded by the exons ATGACGATGCTTCTAGATGGAGGACCTCAGTTTCCCACCCTGGGAGTTGGTGGGTTTGGGACATCTCGCCATCATGAAATGTCCAACCGAGATGCTGGCATGGGGCTTAATCCTTTTGCTGAACCTTCACACACTGCAGCTTTTAAGCTTAGTCCAGCCAGTCATGATCTCTCCGCAAGCCAGAGCTCAGCTTTTACCCCGCAGGCATCCGGATATGCCAACGCGCTTGGGCACCATGCTGGGCAGGTGCCATCTTATGGCGGCACTGCCTTTAACTCCACAAGAGATTTTCTTTTCCGAAATCGGAATTCTGGAATTGGGGACGCTGCCTCTCCAGGTGGTCAGCATGGACTTTTCGCCAGCCATGGCCCCCCTGGTATGACTGAACCACCAGGACACCTGATTTTCCCAGGACTTCATGAACAAAGCGCCAGCCACACTTCACCTAATGGACATGTGGTCAATGGTCAAATGCATTTAGGTCTCCGAGGTGATATTTTTGGACGTCCAGATCCTTACAGAGCGGTGCCCAGCCCCAGGACTGATCATTATGCGGCTGCCCAGTTCCACAACTACAATCACATGAATATGAGTATGAATGTGGCTGCACATCATGGCCCAGGGGCATTTTTTAGATATATGAGGCAACCAATCAAACAAGAATTATCGTGCAAGTGGATGGAGGAATCACCGATGAACCGCCCGCAGAAATCTTGCGACAGGACATTTAGCAGTATGCATGAACTGGTTACACATATGACAATGGAACATGTTGGGGGACCAGAACAAACTAATCACATTTGTTTCTGGGAGGAATGTCCCAGGGGAGGCAAATCCTTTAAAGCAAAATACAAACTGGTAAATCATATAAGGGTGCATACTGGAGAAAAACCTTTTCCATGTCCATTCCCCGGATGTGGGAAAATATTTGCACGATCAGAAAACCTGAAGATCCATAAAAGAACTCATACAG GTGAGAAGCCTTTTAAGTGTGAGTTTGAAGGATGCGACCGGCGGTTTGCAAACAGCAGTGACAGGAAAAAGCATATGCACGTGCATACATCAGACAAACCATACATCTGTAAAGTCTGTGATAAATCCTACACGCACCCCAGCTCTCTACGGAAACACATGAAG gtacACGAATCTCAAGGGTCTGATTCATCCCCGGCCGCCAGTTCAGGTTATGAATCTGCCACCCCACCAGCAATGGTTTCTGCCAGTAGTGAGGAGTCTTCTAAAACTACTTCAGCAGCAATTCAGACTAACAGCAACACTCACAACCCAGGATTACTTCCACCCAATTTTAATGAGtggtatgtttaa